One Microcebus murinus isolate Inina chromosome 22, M.murinus_Inina_mat1.0, whole genome shotgun sequence DNA segment encodes these proteins:
- the LHFPL7 gene encoding LHFPL tetraspan subfamily member 7 protein, with product MVGSVWAALGLSLTCISALSLISPAWFQTPTFSFGVLTYCSWPQGDSWNQSCVTFRSLEDIPDSAWKVSAVMLLGGWLLLALNAILLLSWAVAPKGLCPRRGRGPMPGVQAAAASATILGLLVFPISLASPFARDVCEASSEYRGGRCRLGWGYVTAIFSAVLAALLPVISRPRVTNVQGATILFSSDTEKIILVPEMHK from the exons ATGGTGGGCAGCGTGTGGGCAGCTCTGGGGCTGTCCCTCACCTGCATCTCGGCCCTCAGCCTCATCTCCCCTGCCTGGTTCCAGACCCCCACCTTCTCCTTCGGCGTCCTCACCTACTGCTCCTGGCCTCAGGGTGACAGCTGGAACcagagctgtgtgaccttcaggtCCCTGGAGGATATTCCTGACTCCGCCTGGAAG GTCTCAGCCGTGATGCTTCTCGGAGGCTGGCTCCTGTTGGCCCTCAATGCAATTCTCCTCCTGTCCTGGGCCGTGGCCCCCAAAGGGCTGTGCCCAAGGAGGGGCAGAGGCCCAATGCCAGGGGTGCAGGCAGCGGCAG CCTCTGCCACCATCCTGGGCCTGCTGGTCTTCCCAATCAGCCTGGCCTCCCCATTCGCCAGGGACGTCTGTGAAGCCTCCTCCGAGTACCGCGGTGGGAGGTGCCGGCTGGGCTGGGGCTACGTGACCGCCATCTTCAGCGCGGTGCTGGCCGCCCTCCTGCCTGTGATCAGCCGGCCCCGCGTGACCAACGTCCAGGGGGCGACCATCCTGTTCTCCAGCGACACTGAGAAAATCATCCTGGTGCCAGAAATgcacaagtaa